The following proteins are co-located in the Bradyrhizobium sp. AZCC 2176 genome:
- a CDS encoding mandelate racemase/muconate lactonizing enzyme family protein produces the protein MLITNVRAHHIRIPYDAGVASFKQGASAISALEIVMVEVSTDAGITGWGDGFAYVCPRTTCTAIEEMIAPQAQGLGVPDAADIPAFMEQIQRNLHLFGRYGITMFAISALDIALWDLAAKAKGVPLHRLIGEAKRTRIPAYASLLRIGKPELIASECEAALRLGYKAIKLHETTTPAVFAARQAIGHGTPLMVDLNCPLDGPAAIAFAHSCRDAAPMFIEEPVWPPEDFATLAEVRTKGGLNIAAGENACTVHQFRQMMKAGAVSHAQPSVIKVGGITEHLKIAALADELGVRLAPHSPYFGPGFLATLQLMSLRDDASFVEAFYMKRAACLWRGRIDVDSNGDVEVPQGPGIGYEPDKAIMEQYRVS, from the coding sequence ATGCTGATCACCAATGTCCGGGCGCACCACATCCGCATCCCCTATGACGCCGGGGTGGCGAGTTTCAAGCAAGGCGCTTCCGCCATATCCGCGCTGGAAATCGTCATGGTCGAGGTTTCCACCGATGCCGGCATCACCGGCTGGGGCGATGGCTTTGCCTACGTCTGCCCACGGACGACCTGCACCGCCATCGAGGAAATGATCGCGCCGCAGGCGCAGGGCCTCGGGGTTCCCGATGCGGCTGATATTCCCGCCTTCATGGAACAGATCCAGCGCAACCTGCATCTGTTCGGCCGCTACGGCATCACCATGTTCGCGATATCGGCGCTTGATATCGCCTTATGGGACCTTGCCGCCAAAGCGAAGGGCGTGCCGTTGCATCGGCTGATCGGCGAAGCGAAACGTACGCGGATTCCCGCCTATGCCAGCCTGCTAAGGATCGGAAAGCCGGAATTGATCGCAAGCGAGTGCGAAGCGGCGCTGCGGCTTGGCTACAAGGCGATCAAACTGCATGAGACCACGACGCCTGCAGTATTTGCCGCGCGGCAAGCGATCGGTCACGGCACTCCATTGATGGTCGACCTGAATTGTCCGCTGGATGGCCCGGCCGCCATCGCCTTCGCGCATTCCTGCCGGGACGCCGCGCCGATGTTCATCGAGGAGCCGGTCTGGCCGCCGGAAGATTTTGCAACGCTCGCCGAAGTGCGAACCAAAGGCGGGCTCAATATTGCAGCCGGGGAGAACGCCTGCACGGTTCATCAGTTCAGGCAAATGATGAAGGCCGGCGCGGTAAGCCACGCGCAACCCTCCGTCATCAAGGTTGGCGGTATCACGGAACATCTGAAGATCGCAGCGCTGGCCGACGAACTCGGCGTCAGGCTGGCGCCGCATTCGCCGTATTTCGGGCCAGGCTTCCTGGCGACGCTGCAGTTGATGTCGCTGCGCGACGACGCAAGTTTCGTCGAGGCGTTTTACATGAAGCGCGCCGCATGCCTCTGGCGCGGCCGCATCGACGTCGACAGTAATGGCGATGTCGAGGTCCCGCAGGGGCCCGGGATCGGCTATGAACCGGACAAGGCCATCATGGAGCAATACCGCGTGTCGTGA